Proteins encoded in a region of the Rutidosis leptorrhynchoides isolate AG116_Rl617_1_P2 chromosome 9, CSIRO_AGI_Rlap_v1, whole genome shotgun sequence genome:
- the LOC139867538 gene encoding uncharacterized protein — protein MALQTPLRLPKTATSSSPLSPVGGSNVGLRRPANLVTMNSSFYLSPSLQLLLPRYKPSAAPKFAMRTASKQAYICRDCGYIYNDKTPFEKLPDKYFCPVCGAPKRRFREYTPPVTKNANSTDVRKARKAELRRDEAVGKALPIAIAVGAVALVALYFYLNSSF, from the exons ATGGCTCTCCAAACGCCACTTAGGCTGCCAAAAACCGCCACCTCATCATCACCGTTGTCTCCGGTAGGCGGCAGCAATGTCGGCCTACGACGGCCCGCCAACCTTGTAACCATGAATTCATCATTCTATCTTTCACCATCACTTCAATTATTGCTTCCTAGGTATAAACCTTCAGCTGCACCCAAATTCGCTATGCGGACTGCGTCTAAGCAAGCTTACATTTGCCGTGACTGCGG GTATatctataatgataaaactccatttgagAAGCTGCCTGATAAGTACTTCTGCCCAg TTTGTGGGGCCCCGAAAAGAAGGTTCAGGGAATACACACCACCTGTGACCAAAAACGCTAATTCAACAGACGTTAGAAAGGCCCGAAAAGCTGAACTTCGGAGAGATGAAGCAGTCGG GAAAGCATTGCCAATTGCAATCGCAGTTGGAGCTGTTGCGCTTGTTGCCTTATACTTCTACCTCAACAGTAGTTTCTAG